One window of the Chanos chanos chromosome 11, fChaCha1.1, whole genome shotgun sequence genome contains the following:
- the LOC115823784 gene encoding lectin-like gives MKFVAVLLVLTLQLGSSYSLINGTDVDPDDAELLMDSKLDVKRCCPCGWYRLGRFCVRYFSGPLSFPDAEFHCRRAYHGGHLVSVHSPSQNRRLLHIVKRCGGRNPRFWIGGFELFKSRRFIWTDGSSWRYNNWVPGEPNFSGGKEACVEVNWHKIGKWNDHTCYTKKSYVCAFRRH, from the exons ATGAAGTTTGTCGCTGTCCTCTTGGTGTTGACTCTTCAGCTTGGGAGTAGCTACTCCTTGATCAATGGGACAG ATGTCGATCCTGACGATGCTGAGCTGTTGATGGACTCCAAGCTAGATGTCAAAAGGTGTTGTCCGTGTGGCTGGTATAGACTGGGCCGCTTCTGTGTTAGATATTTCTCAGGGCCTCTCAGCTTTCCTGATGCTGAA TTTCACTGCAGGAGAGCATACCATGGTGGTCACCTCGTCTCAGTGCATTCTCCGTCGCAGAACAGACGTTTGCTCCATATCGTGAAGAGGTGCGGCGGGAGAAACCCTCGCTTCTGGATTGGGGGTTTTGAGCTTTTCAAG TCTCGCAGGTTTATCTGGACAGATGGCTCATCCTGGCGTTATAATAACTGGGTTCCAGGAGAGCCTAACTTCAGTGGGGGCAAGGAGGCATGCGTTGAGGTGAACTGGCACA aaattGGGAAGTGGAATGACCACACATGCTACACCAAAAAGAGCTATGTTTGTGCCTTTAGACGTCATTGA